The Streptomyces sp. NBC_01363 region TCTGCTCGGTCTGGTGGGCGGTCCGCAGTCGGTCGTCGACGGCGTCGAGGTGCGCGGTGACCTGCTCGCTGCCGTGGCCGACGACCACGACCAGGTGCTCGGGGTCCAGCTCGCGGGAGGCGGCGACGACATGTCCGACGAGCGAGCGCCCGGAGATCTCGTGCAGGACCTTGGGGGTCTTCGACTTCATGCGGGTGCCCTCACCCGCTGCGAGGACGACGACGGCTGCCGGGCGTTCGGAGCTCACAGAAATGCCCTTCGGCTTCGGGTGGTGGACACCCGAAGGATACCGGGGGGGTATGGGGCGGGCATGGGTGCGGGCCCCGACCTCGGAGGTCGGGGCCCGCACGCGGAGGCTCCCCTGCCAGGACTCGAACCCGGACAAATAGCACCAAAAGCTACTGTGCTGCCAATTACACCACAGGGGAACAAGGCCAACTAACCGGACATGTCATCCGGTCGCTGGACAGGCACCCAACACTATGCCGTACCAAGTGCCTTCTACGCGATGATAAAGGTCTGCGCTCTTGGTGACGTAGATGATCAGTAGCCGAAACCCCGCCTGGATCTGGTCGTACGTCATGCCTTGGCTGCGCGGAGCCGGTTCGCCTTTGACCAGGCGGCCCGGGATGTCGTTGTTGTGGATGTGCATCCGGTCGCGGATCTGCCGGAGGCCGAGGCATTCCCGGCGCAGGGCGATGGCCTGCTCGCGCAGGTCTTCGAAATCGGCGTACTTGCTCGTGATTTCCGTCATGCAATGAGCGTCGTCCGGAATGCGGACGTCCGGTGCGAAAGCCTGCTCGCTTCGCCATTTCAAGCGATAAGTGGTCGTTCCGTCTCTGTCCGGCGGACGCACGTGCTGTCCAGGTCGCCCGAAAATGAGGTGCGGTCGCCCGTAGGGTGGACGGCATGACCGCAACGGGGGCAGACCGGGAAGCGGCGGGGTCGACCACCCGCGGCTACTGGTGGTGGGAGCGGCGGCGCAGTGTCGCCCTGGATGTGGGGCTCGCGCTCCTGTCGGCGCTGGAGTGTGCGCTGGAGGGTGTGGAGTTCGCCGGGGACACCGGGTTGCCGGTGCCGGTGGGTGTGCTGTTCGGGCTGCTCGCGGGGTCGGTCCTGGTGTTGCGGCGGCGCTGGCCGATCGCGGTGGTGCTGGTGGCGGTCGCGACCACACCGGCCGAGATGGGCTTCCTGATGGGCCTGGTCGGCCTCTACACGCTGGCCGCCTCCGACGTGCCGCGAAGGATCACCGCGGTGCTGATGGGGATGTCCTTCGCGGGGACGCTCATCGTCACGTACGTACGGCTGCGGCAGAGCGTCTCCCAGCAGGACGATTTCGGGCCGGGCGACTGGTACGTACCGCTGATCTCGCTCTTCATGTCGCTCGGGCTCACCGCGCCGCCCGTGCTGTTCGGCCTCTACATAGGGGCCCGGCGGCGGCTGATGGAGAGCCTGCGGGAGCGGGCGGACTCGCTGGAGCGGGAGTTGTCGCTGCTCGCCGACCGGGCGGAGGAGCGGGCGGAGTGGGCGCGTACGGAGGAACGCCACCGGATCGCCCGCGAGATGCACGACGTGGTCGCCCACCGGGTGAGTCTGATGGTCGTGCACGCCGCCGCGCTCCAGGCCGTCGCGCCGAAGGATCCGGCGAAGGCGGTGCGCAACGCGGCGCTGGTCGGTGACATGGGCCGGCAGGCGCTGACGGAGCTGCGGGAGATGCTCGGGGTGCTGCGGGCGGGGGAGTCGGTGACGGCCCGGCCGGCCTCGGTGCCGCTGGCCTCGGTCGGTCAGGCGGCTGCTGCCGCGGCTGCCGCCGCCACGGAGGACGGGCCGCGGTTGCATGAGGTGGAGGTCCTGGTGGGGGAGTCCAGGGCGGCGGGGATGACGGTGGAGCTGTCGGTGGACGGTGAGGCGCGCGCGTATCCGCCCGAGGTCGAGCAGACGGCGTACCGGGTGGTGCAGGAGGCTCTGACGAACGTGCACAAGCATGCGGCGGGCGCGAAGACGTGGGTGCGGCTGGCGCACCGGGACGCGGAGGTCGCGATGCAGGTGGAGAACGGACCGTCGGACGCGGCGACGGCGGACGCGGGGCTGCCGAGCGGGGGCAACGGCCTGGTCGGCATGCGGGAGCGGGTGCTGGGGCTCGGCGGTGTCTTCGTCTCGGGTCCGACGGATGCGGGCGGCTTCCGGGTGTCGGCGGTGCTGCCGGCTCAGGGGGCGGCGGCCTGAACCGTGGGACCGGCGGGGCGGGGCCCGGCCGGTCCTGCGGGGGCGGTGCGCGGGTTCGGGGCCTGGTGGGCCCTGATCCGCCGGACGGGCCCTAACCCGAGACGAGGCGCTCCGGCTGGATTCCCGCGACCAGGGTCGCCAGCGCCCGGTCGATGTCCGGGCCGAGGTACCAGTCGCCGGTGTGGTCGACGCTGTAGACGCGGCCTTCGGTGTCGATCGCCAGGACCGCCTGTCCGTCCCCTTCTTCGCCCAGGGGGCTGACCTCGGTCTCCAGCGCCCGGCCGAGGTCGCCGAGGGTGCGGGCGAGGTGGAGTCCGCTCAGCGGGTCGATGCGTACCGGGGCGGGTGCGATCTGGCGGCCCGGCGCGGACGCGGTGATGTGGAGTCCGCCGAATTCGGCCCAGGCCTCCACGGCCGCGGGGAAGACCGCGTGCTGGTGGCCGGCGGGCGAGGCGTGCGAGCGCAGTGCGTCGGCCCATTCCTCGGCCTGCCGGATGTCCCAGCGGCCGGGCTGCCAGCCCGCGGCGCGCAGGGCGGCGTCGACGGCGACGGGGAAGCGGGTGGAGGCGTTCCGGTCGCGGTCCGCGGGGCTCGTTTGTTCGGGTAGGTCGGTTCGGTCGCGCATCGGCGTGCGGTCAGCCCTTCTCGGCGGTGGTCGCCGCCCCGGTGGTCGTGAGGTCGACGGGACGTACGCCGAAGTGGGCGAGCATCGCCGCGCAGGAGCGGCACGGTGGCGCGTAGCTGCCGTGCATCGGGTCCCCGTCCTCACGGATGCGTCGTGCGGTGAGCCGCGAGTGCTTGAGGGCGCGCCGGGCCTCGCCGTTGGTCAGCGGCTTGCGCTGGGCGCGCTTGGAGCGGTTCGACTCTGCCGCGGTGAGCTGCCGGGAGAGCAGTATCGCCTCGGGGCAGCGGCCGGTGAAGCGTTCGCGCCGGCTGCTGGGGAGGGTGTCGAGGAAGTCCTGGACGAGTGGGTGCAGTACGGGGGGCTGGTCGCCCTTGCCCGCGGTGCAGGTGAGTGTCTCGCCGCGTACGGACAGGGCCGCCGCGACTGCGGGCAGGATGCCGTCGCGGCGGTGGTGCAGGCGGGGTGTGCGGCCGGCGTCGGTGCTGCTCCAGCTGAGGCGCGGATCCCCGGATGTGGCTGATTGTGCGGTGTGCATGGCGCTTTCCCTCCCGTGCCGCAGCGGTAGCTGCGCGGTGTGCACGCCCCCGAGTTGCGGTGACAGCCTGCCAAATGTCCCGGCTGGTGGGGAAGCTGGGGCAGTGAAACGTGTCTCCGTGTCGCCCGTCCGTGGCGGGGGCGTCGCTCGTCCGTCACGCCGGTGTGACGGTTCGTGACGGATGCGGAGGGGGAGGCGTAGGACAGGTCACATGGGCGAGACCCGCCCTTGCGCCACCGCATAGGCTGTGCCCGGACCGTCCCCCTTGGGCAGGCCGGTCCTCACCAGCCAGACGCAGCAGGGGGCAACCGCCATGACGACAGGTCGGCTCGGGCAGCAAGCCGCGCCACCGAACGCGGCCTACGCCGGGCAGCTCGTGCATTTCCCGGACCCGGTCCGGGCGTCCCGCCACCCCGGTGGTGTGCGCATGGACGAGAACGGCAGCCCGGACTTCGCGCCGTACGCGCGTGCCGCCGCCGAGATCGCCGAGCCTCCGCAGGGCTTCGGGGTCGATGAGCTGCGGCTCACCGATTACGTGTCGGCCAATGCGGCGCTGGCGGCGAGCGGCCATGAGCTGTGGGACACGATCCCGGCGGTCGCCACTCCGCACGGCTGGACGTGGCACCACGTGCCCGGTGGCCGACGTATGGAGCTGGTCCCGGTCGAGGTGAAGGCGCTGCTCAGACATCACGGTGGCCTTGCCGCCACGGCGGTCGACCACAACAAGCGGGGGACCCGCCCGTTGCAGGAGACCCGGCCCGCGCATTTCCGGCTGCCGAAGGGTGCCGTGGCGGTGACCGAGGCGCAGGTGCTGGGCGTCGAGGAGGACCTCGGCTATCGGCTGCCGGGTGCCTACCGTTCGTTCCTCAAGGCGGCGGGTGGTTCGGCGCCGGTCGGCGCGGCGCTCGACGCGGAGCTGGGCCTTCTGGTCGACCAGCCGTTCTTCACGGTGCGCGAGCAGGCCGCCGCGAACGACCTGGTGTACATCAACAAGTGCTTGCGCGATCACCTCACCAAGGACTTCCTGGGCGTCGGTTTCGTCCAGGGCGGCATCATCGCGGTGAAGGTGAAGGGCAACGGTGTCGGCTCGGTCTGGTTCTGCGCGTACGACGACGCCCGGGACCAGGACGGCTGGAACGTGCAGGAGCGGGTGGACCGGCTGTTGCTGCCGTGCGGCGGTGACTTCGATGCCTTCCTGCAGCGTCTGGCGGGCAATCCGCCGGAGCTGGAGACCGTGGCGAACCTGATGGTGGACGGCGGCTTCGCGCGGGCCGTCCCGGTGGAGGGGTGAGCGCGATGGTGACCTTTGCGCAGGCGCAGGAGCGCGCGGACGAGTGGATCAACGGCGATGTGCCCGCGTACCAGCACCGTGAGGTGCGGGTACGGGAGTTCGAGCTGGGCTTCGTGGTGTGGGGCGAGGACCGCGCCGAGGGCCCGGTCTCGGACGGCGGCAGGCAGCGGCTGGTGATCGCCAGGGACAGCGGTGAGGCCACCCTGTGGCCGGGGCTGCCGGTGGGCGAGGTGATCCGGCGGTACGAGGAGGAGTACGGCGCCCACGCGGCGGCCGCGGCCGCTCCGGAGCCGCCGCAGCGCATCGACCTCAATCAGACGTCGTTCCTGTTGAGCCCCCCGGAGTGGCTCCAGGAAGCGGCCGACAAGCTGGGCATCCCGGACCGCCGGGAGAACCGGGGCCAGGACGCGGCGCCTGCGGCGGCGCCCTCGGCCCCTCCGGTCTCTCCTGCTCCGCCCGTCACGCCTGCTCGGTCCGTCTCTCCTGTTTCACCTGCCGCTCCTGTTTCGCACGCCTCCCCCGCCTCGCCTGTCGGTCAGGCGTCGCCGGGTTCGCACGGTGGGCAGGTCGCGTACGAGCCCACGGCCAATGACGGTGTCCCGGTATCCCCGCCGAACGTCCCCGCCGGGTCCACCCCCTGGGCCGGCACGGACACGAACGCGGGTTCCGACGACGGGGCGGTGCCGCTCCCGGCCACGGTGTTCGCGCCGCCGCTCTCGGGTGCCGACGACGACGGCACCCCGCCGCCGGTCGTTCCGGCCGACGCGCCGACCGCCCTGATGTCGGGCGGCAGTCAGCTGCCCCGGACGGCGATCGTGCCCGGTCTGCCCCCGCAGGGCGGCGCCCCGGGTGTTCCTCCGGGTGCTCCGGGCGCGGGTGCTCCGGGTCTGAACGCTCCGGGTCCGAATGCTCCGGGTCCGGGTGCCGGTGACATCGCCGATGCGGCCACCAGCAAGGCCGTGGTGCCGCCGCGTGGTGCGCGTGGTGGCGGTCCGTCGACCCCGCCGCCGCCCGGTGCCCCCGGAACCCCGGGCGCCAGGCCGGGGCCGCCCGTGCCGCCGCCCTCGGGACCGGGTGCGCCCGGTGCTCCGGCGGGCGGGTACATGCCGACCCAGCTCGCCCCTCAGACGGGTCCGCCCGGTGCGCCGCTGCCGCCTCCGGGTCCGCCTGGTGCGCCGGGTGCTCCTGGTGCTCCGGTGCCGCCTCCGTCGCCCGGTTCGACGCCGCCGCCCGGTGGCGGTGTGCACCATGCCGCGACGATGCTGGCCGATCCGAGCATGGGCGGTCCGGGTGGGCTGCGGCCTCCGGGTCCTCCCGGTGCGCCTGGCGCTCCGGTTGCTCCTGGTGCGCCGGGTGTGCCCGGTGCTCCGGTGCCGCCTCCGCCGCCCGGTGGTGGGGTGCACCATGCCGCGACGATGCTGGCCGATCCGAGCATGGGCGGTCCGGGTGGGCTGCAGCCGCCCGGTGCGCCGGGTGCTCCGGTGCCGCCTCCGTCGCCCGGTTCGACGCCGCCGCCCGGTGGCGGTGTGCACCATGCCGCGACGATGCTCGCCGATCCGAGCATGGGCGGCCCCGGTGCGCCGCAGCCTCCCGGCCCGCCCGGCCCGCCCGGTCCTCCCGGTCCGCCCGGAGTGCCGCAGGGCGGCGCCCCCGGCCCCGTACCGCCCCCGGCGTACGGCTATCCGCAGGCGCCCACCGGTCAGCCGACCGTCGGGCCCGGCTACCAGGCCGTGCTGCGCTACCGCGCGCCCGACGGCAGCGAGCAGCAGCTGATCCGGCGC contains the following coding sequences:
- a CDS encoding YwqJ-related putative deaminase, which gives rise to MHTAQSATSGDPRLSWSSTDAGRTPRLHHRRDGILPAVAAALSVRGETLTCTAGKGDQPPVLHPLVQDFLDTLPSSRRERFTGRCPEAILLSRQLTAAESNRSKRAQRKPLTNGEARRALKHSRLTARRIREDGDPMHGSYAPPCRSCAAMLAHFGVRPVDLTTTGAATTAEKG
- a CDS encoding sensor histidine kinase, which translates into the protein MTATGADREAAGSTTRGYWWWERRRSVALDVGLALLSALECALEGVEFAGDTGLPVPVGVLFGLLAGSVLVLRRRWPIAVVLVAVATTPAEMGFLMGLVGLYTLAASDVPRRITAVLMGMSFAGTLIVTYVRLRQSVSQQDDFGPGDWYVPLISLFMSLGLTAPPVLFGLYIGARRRLMESLRERADSLERELSLLADRAEERAEWARTEERHRIAREMHDVVAHRVSLMVVHAAALQAVAPKDPAKAVRNAALVGDMGRQALTELREMLGVLRAGESVTARPASVPLASVGQAAAAAAAAATEDGPRLHEVEVLVGESRAAGMTVELSVDGEARAYPPEVEQTAYRVVQEALTNVHKHAAGAKTWVRLAHRDAEVAMQVENGPSDAATADAGLPSGGNGLVGMRERVLGLGGVFVSGPTDAGGFRVSAVLPAQGAAA
- a CDS encoding SMI1/KNR4 family protein; translation: MTTGRLGQQAAPPNAAYAGQLVHFPDPVRASRHPGGVRMDENGSPDFAPYARAAAEIAEPPQGFGVDELRLTDYVSANAALAASGHELWDTIPAVATPHGWTWHHVPGGRRMELVPVEVKALLRHHGGLAATAVDHNKRGTRPLQETRPAHFRLPKGAVAVTEAQVLGVEEDLGYRLPGAYRSFLKAAGGSAPVGAALDAELGLLVDQPFFTVREQAAANDLVYINKCLRDHLTKDFLGVGFVQGGIIAVKVKGNGVGSVWFCAYDDARDQDGWNVQERVDRLLLPCGGDFDAFLQRLAGNPPELETVANLMVDGGFARAVPVEG
- a CDS encoding SUKH-4 family immunity protein, with product MVTFAQAQERADEWINGDVPAYQHREVRVREFELGFVVWGEDRAEGPVSDGGRQRLVIARDSGEATLWPGLPVGEVIRRYEEEYGAHAAAAAAPEPPQRIDLNQTSFLLSPPEWLQEAADKLGIPDRRENRGQDAAPAAAPSAPPVSPAPPVTPARSVSPVSPAAPVSHASPASPVGQASPGSHGGQVAYEPTANDGVPVSPPNVPAGSTPWAGTDTNAGSDDGAVPLPATVFAPPLSGADDDGTPPPVVPADAPTALMSGGSQLPRTAIVPGLPPQGGAPGVPPGAPGAGAPGLNAPGPNAPGPGAGDIADAATSKAVVPPRGARGGGPSTPPPPGAPGTPGARPGPPVPPPSGPGAPGAPAGGYMPTQLAPQTGPPGAPLPPPGPPGAPGAPGAPVPPPSPGSTPPPGGGVHHAATMLADPSMGGPGGLRPPGPPGAPGAPVAPGAPGVPGAPVPPPPPGGGVHHAATMLADPSMGGPGGLQPPGAPGAPVPPPSPGSTPPPGGGVHHAATMLADPSMGGPGAPQPPGPPGPPGPPGPPGVPQGGAPGPVPPPAYGYPQAPTGQPTVGPGYQAVLRYRAPDGSEQQLIRRSAPGTPHPEWQMLHELRAMNVPPQQVIELHTELESCELPGGYCARMIRETWPQVRITSVAPYGTDHASRQQGMQHLLTHQGELHQVADGPARPAPVRAPLPQMPPAMAAPPEVIADELLQTFGPQGICRFDQRAVSRQGVPETVARTLVWAGLPADFGPFFWAQPGQPVVPTLAELAAQRQVQAAPDAGSYLVMGSDFGRAICVQYGTANIVAVPVEAGPGGQSVAPQFVNTGLPEFQRSMALLGRMWRLRFGLNPEQAGRWTVDFQAQLVALDAAALASPESWWSVLLEQMWDGLI
- a CDS encoding SUKH-3 domain-containing protein, which translates into the protein MRDRTDLPEQTSPADRDRNASTRFPVAVDAALRAAGWQPGRWDIRQAEEWADALRSHASPAGHQHAVFPAAVEAWAEFGGLHITASAPGRQIAPAPVRIDPLSGLHLARTLGDLGRALETEVSPLGEEGDGQAVLAIDTEGRVYSVDHTGDWYLGPDIDRALATLVAGIQPERLVSG